A region of Paenibacillus sp. JNUCC-31 DNA encodes the following proteins:
- a CDS encoding nucleoside phosphorylase, translating into MLLPILQIHSEDMPAYAIVCGDPARAEKISRKLDGAKELAFSREYRTFVGEFEGVQMAVVSHGVGSPGAAVCFEELIRAGVTTLIRVGTAGSYTADYPAGSVIVSTAAVRTDGLTRQLVPDGFPAVADLGVTQALIEATREPASGADASSAGKVGVGITVTLDAFFTGVEEIPHRKYKQAGALAAEMEIAALYIVSTLRGARAGAIVAIDGFADSDLAAEYDPHTEAVAQAVEHEIEAALRALAAIARQDQA; encoded by the coding sequence ATGTTGCTGCCCATTTTGCAAATTCATTCAGAAGACATGCCCGCTTATGCCATCGTCTGCGGTGACCCGGCACGGGCAGAGAAGATTTCCCGCAAGCTGGACGGGGCGAAGGAACTCGCATTTAGCCGCGAATATCGTACCTTTGTAGGGGAGTTCGAAGGTGTTCAAATGGCTGTGGTCAGTCATGGCGTAGGTTCACCCGGAGCGGCGGTCTGCTTTGAGGAACTAATCCGGGCAGGGGTAACGACCCTGATTCGTGTAGGTACAGCGGGCTCGTATACCGCAGATTATCCTGCGGGCAGTGTAATCGTCAGCACGGCTGCTGTACGTACGGACGGGCTGACACGTCAGCTCGTACCGGATGGTTTCCCTGCGGTAGCGGACCTTGGCGTTACACAAGCGTTAATTGAAGCGACTCGTGAGCCTGCAAGTGGCGCGGATGCTTCGAGTGCGGGCAAAGTTGGCGTAGGCATTACCGTTACGCTGGATGCTTTCTTCACTGGGGTCGAAGAGATTCCTCACCGCAAGTACAAGCAGGCCGGTGCTCTTGCTGCTGAGATGGAGATTGCGGCGCTCTACATCGTCAGCACGTTGCGCGGTGCACGTGCGGGAGCCATTGTTGCCATCGACGGCTTTGCGGACAGCGATCTGGCCGCCGAGTATGATCCGCATACGGAAGCGGTAGCCCAAGCGGTGGAGCACGAGATTGAAGCAGCGCTGCGTGCACTGGCAGCAATCGCTCGTCAGGATCAGGCGTAA
- a CDS encoding DUF5317 domain-containing protein, with amino-acid sequence MVYDGILLGLIVGLFRGGFRYGLHQFAALKLRGGWIFPLLLLAQFGIFFLQEKLAWVASINGYLFAAVYITGLAFLWLNRHYQGFMLIWIGVLLNFIVMAVNGGRMPVSIEASAVLGPYYVDMLREGGAISKHFMMDASTRLSFLGDIIPLSNPYPRTQVISIGDVVMNVGIFLFIQYMMVNRSSKAVQATETHQA; translated from the coding sequence ATGGTATACGATGGTATTCTGCTTGGTTTAATCGTTGGACTCTTCCGGGGAGGATTCCGGTATGGGCTCCACCAGTTCGCAGCACTCAAGCTGCGAGGCGGCTGGATTTTCCCGTTGTTGTTACTGGCCCAATTCGGCATCTTTTTCCTACAGGAGAAGTTGGCGTGGGTCGCATCCATTAACGGTTATCTGTTTGCCGCTGTGTATATCACCGGCCTCGCGTTTCTATGGTTGAACAGGCATTACCAGGGATTCATGCTGATTTGGATTGGGGTACTTCTCAATTTTATAGTCATGGCAGTGAATGGCGGACGCATGCCGGTTTCCATTGAAGCCTCGGCCGTGCTAGGCCCTTATTATGTAGATATGTTGCGGGAAGGTGGCGCAATCTCGAAGCATTTTATGATGGATGCCTCGACTCGTCTGTCCTTTCTTGGCGATATTATCCCGCTGTCCAACCCGTACCCGCGTACTCAGGTCATCAGCATTGGTGATGTTGTCATGAACGTTGGCATATTCCTGTTTATCCAGTACATGATGGTGAATCGAAGCAGCAAGGCTGTACAAGCCACTGAAACCCATCAGGCCTGA
- a CDS encoding ABC transporter ATP-binding protein, with product MLLEMEQITKKYGGFTANRDIRFNLREGEIHALVGENGAGKTTLMRMLYGMEQPTSGTIKVRGREVSFATPSQAMASGIGMVHQHFMLFPSFTVAENIVIGREPSAAGVFDRKQAAAQVNELGRTYGMPVDPWKKVFECPLGMQQRVEILKVLHQGADIIILDEPSAVLTPLEVKELLANMKSLAKLGKTFVLITHKLQEVMDVADRITVLRDGQVTGTLEAKDTNVEELSRLMVGRELVRMDKQPSVPGEAVLQVEAVNLSGAEDRSALQNIHMEVRKGEVVGIAGISGNGQSELIQIIAGLRKADSGRVLLSGQDTTHWPVRRIREHGLAHIPEDRYMWGAAKDASVRENGLMGHHHRLQSRGIIKAKAARTMVENWIKQFSIKTGSAETKAQFLSGGNLQKLIAAREFAQDTPFLIAAEPTRGVDIGAMETIHAELLRKRNEGAGILLVSSELSEILQLSDRIIVMYEGGIAGELKADEATEEQISLLMAGGKERI from the coding sequence ATGCTGTTGGAGATGGAACAGATTACGAAGAAATACGGCGGCTTCACCGCGAATCGGGACATCCGTTTTAATTTGCGAGAAGGAGAGATTCATGCCCTCGTAGGGGAGAACGGAGCTGGTAAAACAACCCTGATGCGCATGTTGTATGGAATGGAGCAACCGACATCAGGCACAATCAAAGTTCGTGGACGCGAGGTAAGCTTCGCTACCCCGTCTCAGGCCATGGCAAGCGGTATCGGCATGGTACATCAGCATTTCATGCTGTTTCCTTCCTTTACGGTTGCCGAGAACATCGTGATCGGCCGTGAACCGTCTGCCGCAGGTGTATTTGACCGCAAGCAGGCTGCGGCCCAGGTGAATGAGCTCGGCAGAACGTATGGCATGCCGGTTGATCCGTGGAAAAAAGTATTTGAGTGCCCCCTCGGCATGCAGCAGCGTGTTGAAATTTTGAAAGTGCTGCATCAGGGCGCGGATATCATTATATTGGACGAACCGTCAGCGGTATTGACGCCGTTGGAAGTGAAAGAACTGCTTGCGAATATGAAATCCCTTGCCAAGCTCGGCAAGACCTTTGTATTGATCACGCACAAGCTGCAGGAAGTCATGGATGTGGCAGACCGGATCACGGTCCTCCGTGATGGTCAGGTGACAGGTACGCTGGAAGCGAAAGATACGAATGTAGAGGAACTGTCCCGCTTGATGGTTGGGCGTGAGCTGGTTCGCATGGACAAGCAGCCATCCGTTCCGGGGGAAGCTGTGCTTCAGGTGGAAGCGGTAAATCTGTCAGGGGCAGAGGACCGCTCTGCACTTCAGAATATCCATATGGAAGTTCGAAAAGGCGAGGTCGTTGGAATTGCGGGTATTTCCGGAAACGGTCAGTCGGAACTGATCCAGATCATTGCGGGACTGCGCAAGGCAGATAGCGGTCGTGTCCTGCTGTCAGGGCAGGATACAACCCATTGGCCTGTGCGGCGCATTCGGGAGCATGGGCTTGCCCATATCCCGGAAGACCGTTATATGTGGGGAGCCGCGAAGGATGCGAGCGTTCGTGAAAATGGACTGATGGGCCATCATCACCGGCTTCAATCACGCGGGATCATTAAAGCAAAAGCAGCACGGACCATGGTGGAGAACTGGATCAAGCAGTTCAGCATCAAGACCGGTTCCGCCGAAACGAAGGCACAATTCCTTTCCGGAGGAAACTTGCAGAAGCTGATTGCCGCGCGTGAATTTGCCCAGGATACGCCGTTTCTGATTGCGGCTGAACCAACAAGGGGCGTAGACATCGGAGCGATGGAGACCATCCACGCCGAATTGCTTCGCAAACGGAATGAGGGTGCGGGTATTTTACTCGTTTCCTCCGAGTTGTCCGAGATTTTGCAATTATCGGATCGGATCATTGTCATGTATGAAGGCGGAATCGCTGGTGAATTGAAGGCAGATGAAGCCACAGAAGAACAGATCAGCTTGTTGATGGCAGGAGGGAAAGAGCGGATATGA
- a CDS encoding BMP family lipoprotein yields MKRGLSFVLSIMMLAILLAACGTSAPKDEQSAQGNDSAQGSNSEKSLRMALVLPEKIGVNPFFVQMDEGFKKAGEEFKVDTKTIESTDPAAFEQNLRAAVAENYDLIITATFQAEDALKKVAAENPDKSFAIVDTTVDLPNVRSVGFREYEGAYLLGAAAGLSTKTDKVGMIAAMDVPLIKKYTEGFRAGLESVNPKAEFLVNYVGGFNDVAKAKELALVQFGKGADFIAGASAVGDLGVFEAAKEKGFYTSGQDTDRTVEDPEHIVLSQLKSTDTVAYQTVKDFVEGNFKAGAVNYGLKEDGVGLTYVTRDSESLLNAFVGQEVIDKVKAIKDDIVSGKIVVKDPLQQ; encoded by the coding sequence ATGAAAAGAGGTTTATCGTTCGTCTTATCGATCATGATGTTGGCTATTTTATTGGCGGCTTGTGGAACTTCGGCTCCTAAAGACGAACAATCGGCCCAAGGTAACGATTCTGCCCAAGGCAGCAATTCGGAGAAATCACTGCGCATGGCGCTTGTCCTTCCTGAAAAAATCGGGGTTAACCCGTTCTTTGTACAAATGGATGAAGGTTTCAAAAAAGCAGGTGAAGAGTTCAAGGTGGATACCAAAACGATTGAATCCACAGACCCGGCTGCATTTGAGCAAAATCTGCGTGCTGCAGTTGCCGAGAACTACGATCTGATTATTACAGCAACATTCCAGGCAGAAGATGCTTTGAAAAAGGTTGCCGCGGAAAATCCGGACAAGTCCTTTGCCATTGTGGATACCACCGTTGATCTGCCGAACGTTCGAAGCGTTGGTTTCCGTGAATATGAAGGGGCGTATCTGCTTGGTGCAGCTGCAGGATTGTCTACGAAAACGGACAAAGTCGGCATGATCGCTGCGATGGACGTTCCATTGATCAAGAAATACACCGAAGGTTTCAGAGCCGGTCTGGAATCGGTAAATCCAAAAGCGGAATTCCTTGTAAACTATGTTGGCGGATTTAACGACGTAGCCAAAGCAAAAGAATTGGCGCTGGTGCAATTTGGGAAAGGCGCTGACTTCATCGCTGGTGCATCTGCTGTAGGCGATCTGGGCGTGTTCGAAGCCGCTAAGGAAAAAGGCTTCTATACTTCCGGACAGGACACGGACCGTACCGTTGAAGATCCGGAGCATATCGTATTGTCTCAATTGAAGTCGACCGACACGGTTGCGTATCAGACTGTGAAGGATTTTGTAGAAGGAAACTTCAAAGCTGGTGCTGTGAACTACGGCTTGAAAGAAGATGGCGTTGGCCTGACTTATGTTACACGTGATAGCGAATCTCTATTGAATGCTTTTGTTGGACAAGAAGTAATCGACAAGGTTAAAGCGATCAAGGACGACATCGTATCCGGCAAAATCGTCGTGAAAGATCCATTGCAACAGTAA
- a CDS encoding ABC transporter permease has product MNRVKESLRGLVQPLLAVFIGLLAGAVAILVVGGSVVDTYAEMWKGAFGNFYFFTNTLARSTPIILAGLGVALAFRAGFFNMGAEGQMVLGGLSAALTALYLPGPGWFVCIAAIVAGIIAGGVWSLFAGWLDARFGMNLLITTLLLNYIAIYFGGYMVSYPFKDRTGSAAMAQTPMIDQSVWLPKLFQGMGLHAGFIIAIVAAILIYWFTHKTVTGYEIRMLGSNPSFATYGGVRRIRMMMLSMIISGGLAGLAGAGEVLGTQYRFLDGSLSSASYAWSGIMATLLARSHPLGTAVAAILLAALQTGAMGMERNTDVPLEVGSVIQAVLTLFVSAQIGYSFLKRRKEKKSNATTV; this is encoded by the coding sequence ATGAATCGGGTAAAAGAATCACTTCGCGGACTCGTCCAGCCGCTGCTTGCCGTATTCATCGGTTTGCTGGCAGGTGCTGTAGCCATTCTGGTCGTTGGCGGGTCCGTGGTGGACACGTATGCGGAGATGTGGAAAGGGGCCTTCGGCAACTTTTACTTCTTCACCAATACATTGGCACGTTCCACGCCAATTATTCTCGCGGGACTGGGCGTAGCACTCGCGTTCCGCGCCGGATTTTTCAACATGGGTGCCGAAGGACAGATGGTTCTTGGCGGACTTAGTGCAGCGCTGACGGCGCTCTACTTGCCAGGTCCAGGCTGGTTTGTCTGTATTGCAGCCATTGTGGCAGGGATCATTGCCGGAGGAGTCTGGTCGCTGTTTGCAGGCTGGCTGGATGCCCGCTTTGGCATGAATCTGTTAATCACAACGCTGCTGCTCAATTATATTGCGATATATTTTGGAGGATACATGGTATCCTATCCGTTCAAAGACCGCACTGGATCGGCGGCGATGGCCCAGACGCCCATGATTGATCAGAGTGTCTGGCTGCCGAAGCTGTTCCAGGGCATGGGGCTGCATGCCGGTTTCATCATTGCGATCGTAGCGGCCATTCTCATCTACTGGTTCACACACAAGACGGTAACCGGTTATGAGATTCGTATGCTGGGCAGTAATCCTTCATTTGCAACGTATGGCGGTGTGCGCCGTATCCGCATGATGATGCTGTCCATGATCATCAGCGGTGGACTTGCCGGTCTTGCGGGTGCAGGGGAAGTACTGGGTACACAGTACCGTTTCCTAGATGGCTCGCTGTCATCCGCAAGTTATGCATGGAGCGGCATTATGGCAACATTGCTTGCCCGCTCGCATCCGCTGGGAACAGCTGTGGCGGCAATCCTGCTTGCGGCGCTCCAGACCGGTGCCATGGGGATGGAACGGAATACGGATGTGCCGCTGGAAGTCGGCAGTGTCATCCAAGCGGTATTGACGTTATTTGTATCGGCTCAGATCGGTTACTCATTCCTGAAGCGGAGAAAGGAGAAAAAGTCCAATGCAACAACTGTTTGA
- a CDS encoding sensor histidine kinase, which yields MSYKQIKWMILLVPTFTVGLWEYIRHQFLMPYLSMDVGNWLTPIILYLISVTLLSRLFNMLESARAALEQERASKAALEARDQLARELHDGISQSLFLLSVKTDKAERSLAGSGHENEIQEIRKTVHEVNAYVRQAIAHLRYVPGQATVSEEASLLSQVELLIEETVPSARLAWNLDSTFFSAKEQVELLACVREALLNVRKHARATDIQVIADGTPFAWSVRIRDNGVGVSGDPLHLKDRYGLRITKERAVQMGWSFALDSRPGYTQMTIGKGHA from the coding sequence ATGTCATACAAACAGATTAAATGGATGATTCTGCTAGTCCCCACGTTCACGGTTGGTCTCTGGGAATACATCCGTCACCAATTTCTGATGCCCTACCTTTCCATGGATGTGGGAAACTGGCTTACTCCCATTATCCTTTATCTCATAAGCGTCACCTTGCTGAGCCGTCTATTCAATATGCTGGAAAGTGCCCGGGCTGCTCTGGAACAGGAGCGCGCATCCAAAGCGGCGCTCGAAGCGCGGGACCAACTGGCCCGTGAGCTTCACGACGGCATCTCGCAGTCTCTTTTTCTTCTGTCGGTAAAAACAGATAAGGCTGAGCGCAGTTTGGCCGGCAGCGGTCATGAGAATGAAATCCAAGAAATACGCAAAACTGTACACGAGGTTAACGCCTATGTACGGCAGGCCATCGCCCATCTCCGCTACGTCCCTGGACAAGCCACAGTATCGGAAGAAGCATCCTTGCTGTCACAGGTGGAACTGCTTATAGAGGAGACGGTTCCTTCGGCGCGCCTCGCATGGAATCTGGACAGCACCTTCTTCTCAGCTAAGGAACAGGTGGAACTGCTCGCTTGTGTTCGGGAAGCACTGCTCAATGTGCGCAAACATGCCCGGGCTACGGATATTCAGGTGATTGCAGACGGTACTCCTTTTGCCTGGTCGGTACGAATCCGGGATAACGGTGTTGGTGTGAGCGGAGATCCACTGCACCTCAAGGATCGGTACGGCCTGCGAATAACAAAGGAACGTGCTGTTCAGATGGGTTGGTCATTCGCCCTCGATTCAAGGCCTGGTTACACACAAATGACCATTGGAAAGGGGCATGCTTAA
- a CDS encoding sulfite oxidase-like oxidoreductase has product MHNKAERLKKTKSPAPKAGAEHGDRLPPGQVLTEKFPILHEGEVPEYDLSTWDLKVFGEVEEEKVFSFAELQAMPQVNTVSDIHCVTRWSKFDTPWEGIRFSDFIKLLGVKPEAKYVMIHADHDYETNVPLEELMHDDVLLAFKYNGEPLTPKHGYPLRLVVPQLYFWKSAKWIRGLEFMTEDRNGFWEVNGFHHFADPFKEQRFSGEDIPIPEDEWTKKEFD; this is encoded by the coding sequence ATGCATAATAAGGCTGAACGTCTGAAAAAAACGAAAAGCCCTGCACCCAAAGCGGGTGCTGAGCACGGGGATCGGCTGCCGCCAGGGCAGGTGCTGACGGAGAAATTTCCGATTCTGCATGAAGGTGAAGTGCCGGAATATGATCTCTCCACCTGGGATCTGAAAGTATTCGGCGAGGTAGAAGAGGAAAAGGTATTCTCCTTTGCTGAGCTTCAGGCCATGCCGCAGGTGAATACGGTCAGTGATATCCACTGCGTCACCCGCTGGTCCAAGTTCGACACGCCGTGGGAAGGCATCCGGTTCTCGGATTTCATTAAGCTTCTGGGCGTCAAACCCGAAGCCAAATATGTCATGATCCACGCGGATCATGATTATGAAACCAATGTTCCACTCGAAGAATTGATGCATGACGATGTGTTGCTTGCTTTTAAATATAACGGTGAGCCGCTGACACCGAAGCACGGTTATCCGTTGCGCCTGGTTGTTCCGCAGCTCTACTTCTGGAAGAGCGCGAAGTGGATACGGGGTCTGGAGTTTATGACAGAAGACCGTAACGGATTCTGGGAAGTCAATGGTTTCCATCATTTTGCTGATCCGTTCAAGGAGCAGCGCTTCTCTGGTGAAGATATTCCGATTCCGGAAGACGAGTGGACGAAGAAGGAATTTGATTAA
- a CDS encoding bifunctional diguanylate cyclase/phosphohydrolase has translation MNFIRNLIHKADRSSMYVVLLSCAGIGIFLYLNKWSYFRLSTDEWVMVYTMLGAALILDYFTFQIPPKGNQQSMDSSVYLACIFMFGGAFSLSVLLPVSLILLIKDRKLAWWKHIVNFSIYSLMIAGAASVFTWTGGIPGALDGYNLLPYFAALAAYFIINTITLGMFFHFSTKDALQQMKRVFVTESLLVYLCTLILALVLTILVVHNGVLGLLLYLSLSILLSHAFKQLFVMYQSIEEKANTDQRTGLFNHSHFENMLESELAIARSQGTPLSLGLIDIDDFKKYNDRFGHLQGDSLLALLGDFLNRKTDGSNVTAFRYGGEEFTLLMPGMDLDQAYAFMNKLRKQLNDTPFEGVEVFPHGCLSFSAGVARYEVDMYNKSQLVDQADKALYYAKKQGKNNVHRHGSNDGMEHEIDLVQDVRDIEQQLNLFRYKDMDTFKHSKRVYKYALDLSELLELDNVEKRNFVLGALIHDIGKLEIPWSILNKKEKLTAEEWETIKGHVTWGKKMAMTNERFADLIPYIELHHERYDGAGYPYGLKGCEIPRLCRMLTVIDSFDAMTTERPYQETKNMGEAIKELQMCSGSQFDPELAELFIRYIQKRTVQQQMV, from the coding sequence ATGAACTTTATTCGTAACCTGATCCATAAAGCAGATCGTAGCAGCATGTATGTTGTCTTGCTCAGCTGCGCAGGCATCGGAATTTTTTTGTATTTGAACAAGTGGTCTTATTTCCGCCTATCCACTGACGAATGGGTAATGGTCTACACGATGCTCGGGGCTGCGCTGATTCTGGATTATTTCACATTTCAGATTCCGCCCAAGGGAAATCAGCAATCCATGGACTCATCCGTATACCTCGCCTGTATCTTCATGTTCGGCGGTGCGTTCAGTCTGTCTGTTCTGCTGCCTGTTTCCCTCATTCTGTTAATCAAAGATCGCAAACTGGCCTGGTGGAAACACATCGTCAACTTCAGCATTTACAGCCTCATGATTGCCGGAGCTGCTTCGGTGTTCACATGGACTGGCGGTATACCGGGAGCACTCGACGGATACAACCTGTTGCCTTATTTTGCAGCACTCGCCGCGTATTTCATTATTAATACGATTACCCTCGGTATGTTCTTTCACTTCTCAACGAAGGATGCATTACAGCAGATGAAGCGTGTGTTCGTTACCGAGTCCCTGCTTGTCTATTTATGTACACTGATTTTGGCGCTTGTTCTGACCATTCTTGTCGTGCATAACGGCGTGCTTGGCCTGCTCCTCTATTTGAGTCTCAGCATCCTGCTATCCCACGCGTTCAAACAGCTGTTCGTCATGTATCAGAGTATCGAGGAAAAGGCGAATACCGATCAACGCACAGGTCTGTTCAACCACAGTCATTTCGAAAACATGCTGGAGAGTGAGCTCGCTATCGCTCGTTCCCAGGGAACCCCGCTTTCACTGGGGCTCATCGATATTGATGATTTCAAAAAGTATAATGACCGCTTCGGTCACCTGCAGGGTGACAGTCTGCTCGCCCTTCTTGGGGATTTTCTCAATCGGAAAACCGATGGCTCGAACGTCACCGCTTTTCGTTATGGCGGAGAAGAATTTACCCTGCTCATGCCGGGAATGGATCTGGACCAAGCCTATGCGTTCATGAACAAGCTGCGCAAGCAGCTGAACGATACACCTTTTGAAGGAGTTGAAGTCTTTCCGCACGGTTGTCTTTCGTTCTCCGCAGGTGTGGCGCGTTACGAGGTCGATATGTATAACAAGTCCCAACTCGTGGATCAGGCAGATAAGGCGCTGTATTATGCCAAGAAACAGGGGAAAAACAATGTTCATCGCCACGGCAGCAATGACGGTATGGAGCATGAGATCGATCTGGTTCAGGATGTACGGGATATCGAGCAGCAGCTCAACCTGTTTCGATATAAGGATATGGATACATTCAAGCATTCCAAACGTGTATATAAATATGCACTTGATTTAAGTGAGCTGCTGGAGCTCGACAATGTGGAAAAGCGTAATTTCGTGCTGGGTGCTCTGATTCATGATATCGGAAAGCTCGAGATTCCGTGGTCCATCCTCAATAAGAAAGAGAAGCTTACTGCGGAAGAGTGGGAAACGATTAAGGGCCATGTCACTTGGGGCAAAAAAATGGCCATGACCAACGAACGCTTCGCCGATCTGATTCCCTATATTGAATTGCATCATGAACGATATGACGGGGCTGGCTACCCTTATGGTCTAAAGGGCTGTGAGATTCCCCGATTGTGCCGTATGCTCACGGTAATTGACTCCTTTGACGCGATGACGACGGAGCGACCGTATCAGGAAACGAAAAATATGGGTGAAGCGATCAAGGAACTCCAGATGTGTTCCGGTTCACAGTTCGATCCCGAGCTTGCCGAGCTGTTCATCCGGTATATTCAGAAACGGACCGTACAGCAGCAAATGGTGTAG
- a CDS encoding response regulator, with translation MKLVRVLVVDDHAHAREAICSILSEDSLFEVIGTASSGLEALELTGQWMPDLILMDVQMPDMDGLEATRQIKLRFPYVIIVMVTVSDDVTFLFEALKQGAQGYLLKNLAPSTWLEYLRAIVSDDAPLSKELAYRILQEFPAPRSEDVPDNPLTTRELEILQWVSAGYTNREIAEQLGISDQTVKNHLKNILQKLQLENRVQLTRYALESGLAGRKLRK, from the coding sequence ATGAAACTTGTACGAGTATTGGTTGTCGACGATCACGCGCATGCGCGTGAAGCGATCTGCAGTATTTTATCCGAGGACAGCCTGTTTGAAGTCATTGGTACCGCTTCGAGTGGACTGGAGGCCTTGGAGCTTACCGGGCAATGGATGCCCGATCTTATTCTGATGGACGTGCAGATGCCGGATATGGATGGGCTCGAAGCCACCCGTCAGATCAAACTGCGCTTTCCTTATGTCATCATCGTCATGGTAACGGTATCGGATGATGTAACATTCCTGTTCGAAGCACTAAAGCAAGGGGCTCAAGGATATCTGCTCAAAAACCTGGCACCATCCACATGGCTTGAATACCTTCGCGCTATCGTCAGCGATGATGCACCCTTGAGCAAAGAACTTGCCTACCGTATTCTACAGGAGTTCCCAGCACCGCGCAGTGAGGATGTACCGGATAATCCACTAACTACGCGTGAGCTTGAGATTCTGCAATGGGTTTCTGCCGGATATACGAATCGTGAGATTGCCGAACAGCTTGGCATTTCGGACCAAACGGTGAAGAATCACCTGAAAAATATTTTGCAAAAACTCCAGCTCGAAAATCGCGTGCAATTGACCCGCTATGCCCTGGAAAGCGGACTGGCAGGCCGTAAGCTTCGCAAATAG
- a CDS encoding ABC transporter permease — translation MQQLFDAAMFGSTLRIMTPILLAALGGALCSRVGLFNVGLEGLVLIGAFSAIVGNYLFGNVLLAVIFSIVIVMLFSALFAFISINLKANAIVVGISLNFLATGLTTFALRAIFDVKGAYYDKDMVGLPKWDIPLIKDIPWVGDVISGHSPLVYLGIIIVIALQFYLFKSVSGFRLRSVGENPVAAQSIGIKVRGIQYGAVLMCGVLCALAGAQLSLGQVTMFTEGMTAGRGFIALVATMLGQANPLGVMGSSVLFGFMEALSIRLQGFTLPTHFTMMLPYIVTLVAMFFFKDRTYAQDALKAGGSSR, via the coding sequence ATGCAACAACTGTTTGATGCAGCCATGTTTGGCTCTACTCTGCGGATTATGACGCCGATTCTGCTTGCAGCGCTCGGTGGGGCTTTGTGCTCCCGTGTCGGTCTGTTCAACGTGGGTCTGGAAGGACTCGTTCTGATCGGCGCTTTCTCCGCTATTGTCGGTAACTACCTGTTCGGAAATGTACTATTGGCCGTCATATTCTCGATTGTGATCGTCATGTTGTTCTCTGCGCTATTTGCCTTTATCAGTATTAATCTGAAGGCCAACGCCATTGTGGTCGGGATCTCGCTTAACTTTCTGGCGACAGGACTGACGACGTTTGCGCTGCGTGCGATTTTTGATGTAAAAGGTGCTTACTATGACAAGGATATGGTGGGACTCCCCAAATGGGACATTCCTCTTATTAAGGACATTCCGTGGGTAGGAGATGTCATCTCAGGGCATAGCCCGCTGGTGTATCTCGGGATTATTATCGTGATTGCCCTGCAGTTTTATCTGTTCAAAAGTGTCTCCGGTTTCCGTCTTCGTTCGGTTGGCGAGAATCCCGTAGCGGCACAGAGTATCGGCATCAAAGTACGCGGTATCCAATATGGGGCAGTCTTGATGTGCGGTGTATTGTGCGCCCTGGCAGGTGCGCAGCTATCACTCGGTCAGGTTACGATGTTTACCGAAGGCATGACCGCTGGTCGCGGGTTTATCGCATTGGTAGCAACCATGTTGGGTCAAGCGAATCCGCTTGGCGTTATGGGGTCCAGTGTGCTGTTCGGATTCATGGAAGCACTCAGCATTCGATTGCAGGGCTTCACTCTGCCAACGCACTTTACCATGATGCTGCCGTATATTGTGACACTGGTGGCCATGTTCTTCTTCAAGGATCGCACCTATGCACAAGATGCACTCAAAGCGGGTGGAAGCTCGCGTTAA